The Pochonia chlamydosporia 170 chromosome 1, whole genome shotgun sequence genome window below encodes:
- a CDS encoding LysM domain-containing protein (similar to Metarhizium robertsii ARSEF 23 XP_007816291.1), with translation MVSNCNAFYFVKLNDRCADIVSQYGISLTDFQTWNPKVGNDCTGLWANTYACVSIIGHVPTPTNPGNGIQTPVPTQPGMTSNCDKFQLIKTGDTCVDIATRNGISVQDFLQWNPQAGSSCTGLWANAYACVGVVSFVLKSYYHLDCTGSIHNNVNIAHGSDGICINTDCAVGSVDVDAVGRCPGGQVQISYWENAGCSGKWFGYGYMSRAQCHRLWSDGYKFKALHLRCAREQDDCVNKKTCAYDPEPASRSC, from the coding sequence ATGGTCTCCAACTGCAACGCATTCTACTTTGTAAAACTGAATGACCGATGCGCAGACATCGTCTCCCAATATGGCATCTCCCTCACAGACTTCCAGACTTGGAATCCCAAAGTTGGAAATGACTGTACCGGGCTATGGGCCAACACCTATGCTTGCGTCTCTATAATCGGTCATGTTCCCACGCCAACAAACCCCGGGAATGGGATACAAACGCCAGTGCCAACACAGCCGGGCATGACTAGCAACTGTGACAAGTTCCAATTGATCAAAACCGGGGACACATGCGTCGATATCGCCACTAGGAATGGAATTTCTGTGCAGGATTTCCTGCAGTGGAATCCGCAAGCTGGCAGTAGTTGCACTGGGCTctgggcgaatgcctacGCATGCGTCGGCGTggtttcctttgttttgaAATCCTACTATCACCTTGATTGCACGGGCAGCATACATAACAACGTCAACATTGCGCATGGCAGTGACGGTATATGCATCAATACAGATTGTGCGGTCGGTTctgtcgatgtcgatgccgtgGGCCGGTGCCCCGGTGGACAAGTGCAGATTAGTTACTGGGAGAATGCAGGGTGCTCTGGCAAGTGGTTTGGCTATGGATATATGAGCAGAGCCCAGTGCCATAGGCTATGGTCTGATGGCTATAAGTTTAAGGCACTGCATCTAAGATGTGCGAGAGAACAGGACGATTGTGTCAACAAGAAAACTTGTGCATATGACCCGGAGCCGGCTAGCAGATCTTGCTGA